From Coturnix japonica isolate 7356 chromosome 1, Coturnix japonica 2.1, whole genome shotgun sequence, the proteins below share one genomic window:
- the CCDC146 gene encoding coiled-coil domain-containing protein 146 isoform X1, with product MTWVLKQTYLQKMSEVGDESSSSDEEELEVEKEEPICALAPTVYTRDEVSTDVTSSPAFQCLDELFSAGKLTNSRVADLKAKYTLLHETVRSLQESEIQLLQEAKRLSVDLEQQQHELEKAEQFPEDSSSEVWRIRQQLLNCQNEYNAIKEREHGIQLRIKCLQEEKRLLEKEYERAPKQGESNKAMKKMKEDCDELDKEVTQRKAEVNAVKEDILSKQELALIDKKEVEKLQEVQDSLKDELVKILGVPMQLKKEAEKINQKKINAEKTNEDLNNQMQELNSTLKDIDKGTEEILQEREVVMKELDGKRALMESRERECAALTKMLETGREKEMAILVERDSLKTTLKERILENKRQRETLIRMQIQKDKELKSLKKMEQQLNIIYDSLEQDKSHHKTLKVEAEAIPRINAVLLERRRELQKEIDMKKRCLAEQEMISDTDARTLEECIAEEGRLFKEQEKRRDELSRLARLTWLKVEEKEQKSREFQKVQMQFQNIIRELKRKDLEIEQHKKRKRRVQKQLRGAAKICEVIKNERNKCIHLLNIAQQKTTEIKEQIKVKASESETLRNTLMTQERELQKQHMKNKNNIAINESLRKDCSKVEKVMNDMNEKKKQNVMDLNGLTNIVTHVEEEIAQLHNKYKRAIEEKNESGLLLRSREEEVCILYEKINTQEFLCRKGDIELQAMDEKISFLKMKAAEIETQIKFWLKAIPMEKALDAELVVLQIQYSQCKDRIKEMEEIFVDPKNENRKRDLGGKDLSPPELRKKIEQLEEELVQKEEKLLETEMIYEHIVRLTDRIRATAENGQQGTMLLATRINELQQKIKDRTKKMMALVAELSMKQALAIKLHQEMRDREEFLMIVSSRIEQGLPPPKETEIEWLKVLRNEKMHKEAAEARARQAAEEEEAAVLGHVHTTAEPRPNAYVPDDAYSLPLPRPYGALAPFKPNEPGSNIRHFRKPIIKPIEI from the exons TTTACAGGAATCTGAGATCCAGCTGTTGCAGGAAGCCAAACGTCTTAGTGTAGACCTGGAACAACAGCAGCATGAGctggaaaaagcagaacagttcCCTGAAGATTCTTCCAGTGAAGTCTGGCGAATAAGGCAACAGCTTCTTAACTGCCAAAATGAGTACAACGCTATTAAAGAAAGAGAGCATGGAATTCAGTTAAGGATAAAATG TTTGCAAGAAGAGAAAAGACTTCtggaaaaagaatatgaaagagCTCCGAAGCAAGGG gaatcaAATAAggcaatgaaaaaaatgaaagaagattgTGATGAGCTCGACAAAGAAGTAacccaaaggaaagcagaagttaaTGCAGTGAAAGAAGACATTTTATCCAAGCAGGAACTGGCGTTAATAGataagaaagaagtggaaaagcTTCAGGAGGTCCAGGATAGTTTAAAA GATGAATTAGTCAAGATCCTCGGTGTTCCAATGCAACTtaaaaaagaagctgagaagataaatcagaaaaaaat CAATGCAGAAAAGACGAACGAAGACCTTAATAACCAAATGCAGGAGTTAAACAGCACCCTGAAAGACATTGACAAAGGGACAGAAGAGATTTTGCAAGAAAGAGAAGTTGTAATGAAGGAACTGGATGGAAAACGAGCTTTGATGGAAAGCAGAGAACGAGAATGTGCTGCTTTGACAAAAATGCTAGAAACTggtagagaaaaggaaatggccATCCTGGTAGAGAG AGACTCTCTGAAAACTACGTTAAAGGAACGAATCCTTGAGAACAAACGGCAGCGGGAAACTCTCATTCGCatgcaaatacagaaagataaagaactgaaaagtCTGAAAAAGATGGAGCAACAGCTGAACATTATTTATGATTCCTTGGAACAAGATAAGTCACATCACAAAACCCTCAAAGTAGAG gCAGAAGCTATCCCCAGAATTAATGCAGTATTACTAGAAAGAAGACGagaactgcagaaggaaattgATATGAAAAAGAGATGTTTAGCTGAACAG GAGATGATATCAGACACGGATGCCCGCACATTAGAGGAATGCATTGCTGAAGAAGGCCGGTTGTTCAAGGAGCAGGAAAAACGCCGCGATGAGTTATCCAGACTCGCACGTCTGACTTGGCTCAAAGTTgaagagaaggaacagaaatcGAGGGAATTTCAGAAAGTCCAG ATGCAGTTTCAAAATATTATTAGAGAACTAAAAAGAAAGGATCTTGAAATAGAACAgcataaaaagaggaaaagaagagttcaaaaaca ACTCCGAGGAGCTGCTAAGATTTGTGAAGTaatcaaaaatgaaaggaataagTGTATACATTTGCTTAATATTGCTCAGCAGAAAACTACTGAAATTAAAGAGCAGATAAAAGTAAAAGCAAGTGAAAGTGAAACTTTAAGGAATACTCTTATGACCCAAGAAAG AGAACTGCAGAAACAACacatgaagaataaaaacaacatagCAATTAATGAGAGTCTCAGAAAGGATTGTTCCAAAGTCGAAAAAGTCATGAATGacatgaatgaaaagaaaaagcagaacgTTATGGATCTTAACGGACTTACCAACATAGTCACCCATGTTGAAGAGGAAATTGCGCAACTGCACAATAAGTACAAAAGAgccatagaggaaaaaaatgagag CGGCCTCCTGCTTAGAAGTCGAGAAGAGGAAGTATgcattttatatgaaaaaataaacacacaggaGTTTCTGTGTAGGAAAGGAGATATTGAGTTGCAAGCTATGGATGAAAAGATCAGTTTTCTGAAGATGAAGGCGGCTGAGATAGAGACACAGATTAAATTCTGGCTCAAAGCAATCCCAATGGAGAAAGCCCTGGATGCAGAGCTGGTCGTACTTCAGATACAG TATTCCCAGTGCAAGGACAGGATTAAAGAGATGGAGGAAATCTTCGTTGACCCCAAGAATGAGAACAGAAAGCGAGACCTGGGAGGGAAGGACCTGTCTCCACCTGAACTGCGGAAGAAGATTGAACAG ctggaggaggagctggtgcagaaggaggagaagctgctggagacagAGATGATCTACGAACACATCGTCCGGCTCACAGACAGGATCCGCGCCACAGCAGAGAACGGGCAGCAGGGCACAATGCTGCTGGCAACACGG ATAAATGAACTACAGCAGAAGATAAAAGACAGGACCAAGAAGATGATGGCTCTTGTCGCAGAGTTATCCATGAAGCAGGCCCTTGCCATTAAACTCCATCAGGAAATGAGAGACAGAGAAGAGTTTTTGATGATTGTTTCGTCAAGGATAGAACAAGGCCTTCCTCCTCCTAAAGAGACAGAGATTGAATGGTTGAAGGTTTTACGCAACGAGAAGATgcacaaagaagcagcagaggcCAGAGCTAGA caggctgcagaagaggaagaagctgcagtgcTTGGCCATGTCCACACAACAGCTGAACCGCGGCCAAATGCTTATGTCCCAGATGATGCATACAGCCTGCCACTGCCACGGCCCTATGGCGCTTTGGCTCCTTTCAAGCCAAACGAACCTGGTTCAAATATAAGACATTTCAGAAAACCAATTATAAAGCCAATTGAAATCTAA
- the CCDC146 gene encoding coiled-coil domain-containing protein 146 isoform X2 has protein sequence MTWVLKQTYLQKMSEVGDESSSSDEEELEVEKEEPICALAPTVYTRDEVSTDVTSSPAFQCLDELFSAGKLTNSRVADLKAKYTLLHETVRSLQESEIQLLQEAKRLSVDLEQQQHELEKAEQFPEDSSSEVWRIRQQLLNCQNEYNAIKEREHGIQLRIKCLQEEKRLLEKEYERAPKQGESNKAMKKMKEDCDELDKEVTQRKAEVNAVKEDILSKQELALIDKKEVEKLQEVQDSLKDELVKILGVPMQLKKEAEKINQKKINAEKTNEDLNNQMQELNSTLKDIDKGTEEILQEREVVMKELDGKRALMESRERECAALTKMLETGREKEMAILVERDSLKTTLKERILENKRQRETLIRMQIQKDKELKSLKKMEQQLNIIYDSLEQDKSHHKTLKVEAEAIPRINAVLLERRRELQKEIDMKKRCLAEQEMISDTDARTLEECIAEEGRLFKEQEKRRDELSRLARLTWLKVEEKEQKSREFQKVQMQFQNIIRELKRKDLEIEQHKKRKRRVQKQLRGAAKICEVIKNERNKCIHLLNIAQQKTTEIKEQIKVKASESETLRNTLMTQERELQKQHMKNKNNIAINESLRKDCSKVEKVMNDMNEKKKQNVMDLNGLTNIVTHVEEEIAQLHNKYKRAIEEKNESGLLLRSREEEVCILYEKINTQEFLCRKGDIELQAMDEKISFLKMKAAEIETQIKFWLKAIPMEKALDAELVVLQIQYSQCKDRIKEMEEIFVDPKNENRKRDLGGKDLSPPELRKKIEQLEEELVQKEEKLLETEMIYEHIVRLTDRIRATAENGQQGTMLLATRINELQQKIKDRTKKMMALVAELSMKQALAIKLHQEMRDREEFLMIVSSRIEQGLPPPKETEIEWLKVLRNEKMHKEAAEARARAAEEEEAAVLGHVHTTAEPRPNAYVPDDAYSLPLPRPYGALAPFKPNEPGSNIRHFRKPIIKPIEI, from the exons TTTACAGGAATCTGAGATCCAGCTGTTGCAGGAAGCCAAACGTCTTAGTGTAGACCTGGAACAACAGCAGCATGAGctggaaaaagcagaacagttcCCTGAAGATTCTTCCAGTGAAGTCTGGCGAATAAGGCAACAGCTTCTTAACTGCCAAAATGAGTACAACGCTATTAAAGAAAGAGAGCATGGAATTCAGTTAAGGATAAAATG TTTGCAAGAAGAGAAAAGACTTCtggaaaaagaatatgaaagagCTCCGAAGCAAGGG gaatcaAATAAggcaatgaaaaaaatgaaagaagattgTGATGAGCTCGACAAAGAAGTAacccaaaggaaagcagaagttaaTGCAGTGAAAGAAGACATTTTATCCAAGCAGGAACTGGCGTTAATAGataagaaagaagtggaaaagcTTCAGGAGGTCCAGGATAGTTTAAAA GATGAATTAGTCAAGATCCTCGGTGTTCCAATGCAACTtaaaaaagaagctgagaagataaatcagaaaaaaat CAATGCAGAAAAGACGAACGAAGACCTTAATAACCAAATGCAGGAGTTAAACAGCACCCTGAAAGACATTGACAAAGGGACAGAAGAGATTTTGCAAGAAAGAGAAGTTGTAATGAAGGAACTGGATGGAAAACGAGCTTTGATGGAAAGCAGAGAACGAGAATGTGCTGCTTTGACAAAAATGCTAGAAACTggtagagaaaaggaaatggccATCCTGGTAGAGAG AGACTCTCTGAAAACTACGTTAAAGGAACGAATCCTTGAGAACAAACGGCAGCGGGAAACTCTCATTCGCatgcaaatacagaaagataaagaactgaaaagtCTGAAAAAGATGGAGCAACAGCTGAACATTATTTATGATTCCTTGGAACAAGATAAGTCACATCACAAAACCCTCAAAGTAGAG gCAGAAGCTATCCCCAGAATTAATGCAGTATTACTAGAAAGAAGACGagaactgcagaaggaaattgATATGAAAAAGAGATGTTTAGCTGAACAG GAGATGATATCAGACACGGATGCCCGCACATTAGAGGAATGCATTGCTGAAGAAGGCCGGTTGTTCAAGGAGCAGGAAAAACGCCGCGATGAGTTATCCAGACTCGCACGTCTGACTTGGCTCAAAGTTgaagagaaggaacagaaatcGAGGGAATTTCAGAAAGTCCAG ATGCAGTTTCAAAATATTATTAGAGAACTAAAAAGAAAGGATCTTGAAATAGAACAgcataaaaagaggaaaagaagagttcaaaaaca ACTCCGAGGAGCTGCTAAGATTTGTGAAGTaatcaaaaatgaaaggaataagTGTATACATTTGCTTAATATTGCTCAGCAGAAAACTACTGAAATTAAAGAGCAGATAAAAGTAAAAGCAAGTGAAAGTGAAACTTTAAGGAATACTCTTATGACCCAAGAAAG AGAACTGCAGAAACAACacatgaagaataaaaacaacatagCAATTAATGAGAGTCTCAGAAAGGATTGTTCCAAAGTCGAAAAAGTCATGAATGacatgaatgaaaagaaaaagcagaacgTTATGGATCTTAACGGACTTACCAACATAGTCACCCATGTTGAAGAGGAAATTGCGCAACTGCACAATAAGTACAAAAGAgccatagaggaaaaaaatgagag CGGCCTCCTGCTTAGAAGTCGAGAAGAGGAAGTATgcattttatatgaaaaaataaacacacaggaGTTTCTGTGTAGGAAAGGAGATATTGAGTTGCAAGCTATGGATGAAAAGATCAGTTTTCTGAAGATGAAGGCGGCTGAGATAGAGACACAGATTAAATTCTGGCTCAAAGCAATCCCAATGGAGAAAGCCCTGGATGCAGAGCTGGTCGTACTTCAGATACAG TATTCCCAGTGCAAGGACAGGATTAAAGAGATGGAGGAAATCTTCGTTGACCCCAAGAATGAGAACAGAAAGCGAGACCTGGGAGGGAAGGACCTGTCTCCACCTGAACTGCGGAAGAAGATTGAACAG ctggaggaggagctggtgcagaaggaggagaagctgctggagacagAGATGATCTACGAACACATCGTCCGGCTCACAGACAGGATCCGCGCCACAGCAGAGAACGGGCAGCAGGGCACAATGCTGCTGGCAACACGG ATAAATGAACTACAGCAGAAGATAAAAGACAGGACCAAGAAGATGATGGCTCTTGTCGCAGAGTTATCCATGAAGCAGGCCCTTGCCATTAAACTCCATCAGGAAATGAGAGACAGAGAAGAGTTTTTGATGATTGTTTCGTCAAGGATAGAACAAGGCCTTCCTCCTCCTAAAGAGACAGAGATTGAATGGTTGAAGGTTTTACGCAACGAGAAGATgcacaaagaagcagcagaggcCAGAGCTAGA gctgcagaagaggaagaagctgcagtgcTTGGCCATGTCCACACAACAGCTGAACCGCGGCCAAATGCTTATGTCCCAGATGATGCATACAGCCTGCCACTGCCACGGCCCTATGGCGCTTTGGCTCCTTTCAAGCCAAACGAACCTGGTTCAAATATAAGACATTTCAGAAAACCAATTATAAAGCCAATTGAAATCTAA
- the CCDC146 gene encoding coiled-coil domain-containing protein 146 isoform X3: MSEVGDESSSSDEEELEVEKEEPICALAPTVYTRDEVSTDVTSSPAFQCLDELFSAGKLTNSRVADLKAKYTLLHETVRSLQESEIQLLQEAKRLSVDLEQQQHELEKAEQFPEDSSSEVWRIRQQLLNCQNEYNAIKEREHGIQLRIKCLQEEKRLLEKEYERAPKQGESNKAMKKMKEDCDELDKEVTQRKAEVNAVKEDILSKQELALIDKKEVEKLQEVQDSLKDELVKILGVPMQLKKEAEKINQKKINAEKTNEDLNNQMQELNSTLKDIDKGTEEILQEREVVMKELDGKRALMESRERECAALTKMLETGREKEMAILVERDSLKTTLKERILENKRQRETLIRMQIQKDKELKSLKKMEQQLNIIYDSLEQDKSHHKTLKVEAEAIPRINAVLLERRRELQKEIDMKKRCLAEQEMISDTDARTLEECIAEEGRLFKEQEKRRDELSRLARLTWLKVEEKEQKSREFQKVQMQFQNIIRELKRKDLEIEQHKKRKRRVQKQLRGAAKICEVIKNERNKCIHLLNIAQQKTTEIKEQIKVKASESETLRNTLMTQERELQKQHMKNKNNIAINESLRKDCSKVEKVMNDMNEKKKQNVMDLNGLTNIVTHVEEEIAQLHNKYKRAIEEKNESGLLLRSREEEVCILYEKINTQEFLCRKGDIELQAMDEKISFLKMKAAEIETQIKFWLKAIPMEKALDAELVVLQIQYSQCKDRIKEMEEIFVDPKNENRKRDLGGKDLSPPELRKKIEQLEEELVQKEEKLLETEMIYEHIVRLTDRIRATAENGQQGTMLLATRINELQQKIKDRTKKMMALVAELSMKQALAIKLHQEMRDREEFLMIVSSRIEQGLPPPKETEIEWLKVLRNEKMHKEAAEARARQAAEEEEAAVLGHVHTTAEPRPNAYVPDDAYSLPLPRPYGALAPFKPNEPGSNIRHFRKPIIKPIEI; this comes from the exons TTTACAGGAATCTGAGATCCAGCTGTTGCAGGAAGCCAAACGTCTTAGTGTAGACCTGGAACAACAGCAGCATGAGctggaaaaagcagaacagttcCCTGAAGATTCTTCCAGTGAAGTCTGGCGAATAAGGCAACAGCTTCTTAACTGCCAAAATGAGTACAACGCTATTAAAGAAAGAGAGCATGGAATTCAGTTAAGGATAAAATG TTTGCAAGAAGAGAAAAGACTTCtggaaaaagaatatgaaagagCTCCGAAGCAAGGG gaatcaAATAAggcaatgaaaaaaatgaaagaagattgTGATGAGCTCGACAAAGAAGTAacccaaaggaaagcagaagttaaTGCAGTGAAAGAAGACATTTTATCCAAGCAGGAACTGGCGTTAATAGataagaaagaagtggaaaagcTTCAGGAGGTCCAGGATAGTTTAAAA GATGAATTAGTCAAGATCCTCGGTGTTCCAATGCAACTtaaaaaagaagctgagaagataaatcagaaaaaaat CAATGCAGAAAAGACGAACGAAGACCTTAATAACCAAATGCAGGAGTTAAACAGCACCCTGAAAGACATTGACAAAGGGACAGAAGAGATTTTGCAAGAAAGAGAAGTTGTAATGAAGGAACTGGATGGAAAACGAGCTTTGATGGAAAGCAGAGAACGAGAATGTGCTGCTTTGACAAAAATGCTAGAAACTggtagagaaaaggaaatggccATCCTGGTAGAGAG AGACTCTCTGAAAACTACGTTAAAGGAACGAATCCTTGAGAACAAACGGCAGCGGGAAACTCTCATTCGCatgcaaatacagaaagataaagaactgaaaagtCTGAAAAAGATGGAGCAACAGCTGAACATTATTTATGATTCCTTGGAACAAGATAAGTCACATCACAAAACCCTCAAAGTAGAG gCAGAAGCTATCCCCAGAATTAATGCAGTATTACTAGAAAGAAGACGagaactgcagaaggaaattgATATGAAAAAGAGATGTTTAGCTGAACAG GAGATGATATCAGACACGGATGCCCGCACATTAGAGGAATGCATTGCTGAAGAAGGCCGGTTGTTCAAGGAGCAGGAAAAACGCCGCGATGAGTTATCCAGACTCGCACGTCTGACTTGGCTCAAAGTTgaagagaaggaacagaaatcGAGGGAATTTCAGAAAGTCCAG ATGCAGTTTCAAAATATTATTAGAGAACTAAAAAGAAAGGATCTTGAAATAGAACAgcataaaaagaggaaaagaagagttcaaaaaca ACTCCGAGGAGCTGCTAAGATTTGTGAAGTaatcaaaaatgaaaggaataagTGTATACATTTGCTTAATATTGCTCAGCAGAAAACTACTGAAATTAAAGAGCAGATAAAAGTAAAAGCAAGTGAAAGTGAAACTTTAAGGAATACTCTTATGACCCAAGAAAG AGAACTGCAGAAACAACacatgaagaataaaaacaacatagCAATTAATGAGAGTCTCAGAAAGGATTGTTCCAAAGTCGAAAAAGTCATGAATGacatgaatgaaaagaaaaagcagaacgTTATGGATCTTAACGGACTTACCAACATAGTCACCCATGTTGAAGAGGAAATTGCGCAACTGCACAATAAGTACAAAAGAgccatagaggaaaaaaatgagag CGGCCTCCTGCTTAGAAGTCGAGAAGAGGAAGTATgcattttatatgaaaaaataaacacacaggaGTTTCTGTGTAGGAAAGGAGATATTGAGTTGCAAGCTATGGATGAAAAGATCAGTTTTCTGAAGATGAAGGCGGCTGAGATAGAGACACAGATTAAATTCTGGCTCAAAGCAATCCCAATGGAGAAAGCCCTGGATGCAGAGCTGGTCGTACTTCAGATACAG TATTCCCAGTGCAAGGACAGGATTAAAGAGATGGAGGAAATCTTCGTTGACCCCAAGAATGAGAACAGAAAGCGAGACCTGGGAGGGAAGGACCTGTCTCCACCTGAACTGCGGAAGAAGATTGAACAG ctggaggaggagctggtgcagaaggaggagaagctgctggagacagAGATGATCTACGAACACATCGTCCGGCTCACAGACAGGATCCGCGCCACAGCAGAGAACGGGCAGCAGGGCACAATGCTGCTGGCAACACGG ATAAATGAACTACAGCAGAAGATAAAAGACAGGACCAAGAAGATGATGGCTCTTGTCGCAGAGTTATCCATGAAGCAGGCCCTTGCCATTAAACTCCATCAGGAAATGAGAGACAGAGAAGAGTTTTTGATGATTGTTTCGTCAAGGATAGAACAAGGCCTTCCTCCTCCTAAAGAGACAGAGATTGAATGGTTGAAGGTTTTACGCAACGAGAAGATgcacaaagaagcagcagaggcCAGAGCTAGA caggctgcagaagaggaagaagctgcagtgcTTGGCCATGTCCACACAACAGCTGAACCGCGGCCAAATGCTTATGTCCCAGATGATGCATACAGCCTGCCACTGCCACGGCCCTATGGCGCTTTGGCTCCTTTCAAGCCAAACGAACCTGGTTCAAATATAAGACATTTCAGAAAACCAATTATAAAGCCAATTGAAATCTAA